A single window of Nematostella vectensis chromosome 4, jaNemVect1.1, whole genome shotgun sequence DNA harbors:
- the LOC5522244 gene encoding microtubule-associated protein RP/EB family member 1 isoform X2, with the protein MAVNVFSTSVTSDNLSRHDLIAWVNDTLTLNYTKIEQLCTGAAYCQFMDLLFENCVPLKKVKFGAKQEHEYIANFKILQSAFKKCGCDKIIPVDKLVKGRFQDNFEFLQWFKKFFDANYGGQEYNAVEARHGQTDAGPNVVKRKAVGSGSSLDKQPAAARKPTAPSRATAAAPAGGIASRMKPPPGSAAKQANKDLLNEIDELKTTVEGLEKERDFYFGKLRDIEVLCQDQEGVEKPPIIERILAVLYATEDGFASPDAEGNGDFEQEEY; encoded by the exons ATGGCCGTAAACGTATTTTCCACAAGTGTTACTTCTGATAATCTTAGTAGACATGATTTGATTGCCTGGGTAAACGATACTTTGACGTTAAACTACACGAAAATCGAGCAACTTTGCACCG GGGCGGCATATTGTCAGTTTATGGATCTCCTATTTGAAA ATTGTGTTCCTTTGAAGAAGGTCAAATTTGGTGCGAAGCAAGAACACGAATACATCGCGAATTTCAAGATTTTACAAAGTGCATTTAAGAAATGTGGATGCGATAAA ATCATCCCTGTCGACAAGCTTGTAAAAGGAAGATTCCAAgacaattttgaatttttgcaaTGGTTCAAAAAGTTCTTTGATGCAAACTATGGAGGCCAGGAATATAATGCTGTAGAAGCACGCCATGGCCAAACAGACGCTGGTCCGAATGTGGTGAAGAGAAAAGCTGTAGGTTCTGGAAGCTCCCTAG ACAAACAACCTGCAGCAGCAAGAAAGCCTACTGCACCAAGTAGAGCAACTGCAGCAGCACCCGCAGGCGGAATCGCCTCAAGAATGAAGCCGCCTCCAGGATCAGCTGCAAAACAAGCAAATAAAGACCTGTTAAATGAA ATTGACGAACTGAAGACAACAGTTGAAGGCTTGGAAAAAGAGCGGGATTTCTACTTTGGTAAACTGAGAGATATTGAGGTTCTCTGTCAAGATCAAGAAGGCGTTGAAAAACCACCAATCATTGAAAGAATTCTGGCTGTCCTTTATGCCACTGAG GACGGTTTCGCAAGCCCTGACGCAGAAGGCAACGGGGACTTCGAACAAGAAGAATACTGA
- the LOC5522244 gene encoding microtubule-associated protein RP/EB family member 1 isoform X1: protein MAVNVFSTSVTSDNLSRHDLIAWVNDTLTLNYTKIEQLCTGAAYCQFMDLLFENCVPLKKVKFGAKQEHEYIANFKILQSAFKKCGCDKIIPVDKLVKGRFQDNFEFLQWFKKFFDANYGGQEYNAVEARHGQTDAGPNVVKRKAVGSGSSLDKQPAAARKPTAPSRATAAAPAGGIASRMKPPPGSAAKQANKDLLNEIDELKTTVEGLEKERDFYFGKLRDIEVLCQDQEGVEKPPIIERILAVLYATEEGDGFASPDAEGNGDFEQEEY from the exons ATGGCCGTAAACGTATTTTCCACAAGTGTTACTTCTGATAATCTTAGTAGACATGATTTGATTGCCTGGGTAAACGATACTTTGACGTTAAACTACACGAAAATCGAGCAACTTTGCACCG GGGCGGCATATTGTCAGTTTATGGATCTCCTATTTGAAA ATTGTGTTCCTTTGAAGAAGGTCAAATTTGGTGCGAAGCAAGAACACGAATACATCGCGAATTTCAAGATTTTACAAAGTGCATTTAAGAAATGTGGATGCGATAAA ATCATCCCTGTCGACAAGCTTGTAAAAGGAAGATTCCAAgacaattttgaatttttgcaaTGGTTCAAAAAGTTCTTTGATGCAAACTATGGAGGCCAGGAATATAATGCTGTAGAAGCACGCCATGGCCAAACAGACGCTGGTCCGAATGTGGTGAAGAGAAAAGCTGTAGGTTCTGGAAGCTCCCTAG ACAAACAACCTGCAGCAGCAAGAAAGCCTACTGCACCAAGTAGAGCAACTGCAGCAGCACCCGCAGGCGGAATCGCCTCAAGAATGAAGCCGCCTCCAGGATCAGCTGCAAAACAAGCAAATAAAGACCTGTTAAATGAA ATTGACGAACTGAAGACAACAGTTGAAGGCTTGGAAAAAGAGCGGGATTTCTACTTTGGTAAACTGAGAGATATTGAGGTTCTCTGTCAAGATCAAGAAGGCGTTGAAAAACCACCAATCATTGAAAGAATTCTGGCTGTCCTTTATGCCACTGAG GAAGGG GACGGTTTCGCAAGCCCTGACGCAGAAGGCAACGGGGACTTCGAACAAGAAGAATACTGA
- the LOC116604754 gene encoding uncharacterized protein LOC116604754, with protein MFSLKKPSPAKVSFILLVMAYIHGDIGSFYRASQTWRVPKKLDDKSVSFLFLGDPQVLGYIGEGSTFLASIVRWDSDRYIKKSFNAALKHVQPDAIVVLGDAFNEGFTATDEEFCDTKRRFDWIFESAKDLPFIVLAGDNDIGGEDFDVMSKSVVSRFIRHFGPLNGVVNIGSVQLVKVNTASFIRYTPFTNTEKKAKNDTYNFIEKELPMLLKETTKKIILAHAPLPHLPKPLYTKLLQIVEPKGAVSGHLHMNLEVFHKVQRYPPMHFWEHVMPTCSYRMGTKNMGIGVGIIDTDLRGQFRVSVLKLPERYCYLITYAILSSLTLLLFLLSFKRVRRTTYSLIYRSCSYILAKSLSLFDRIDQQIWMFLLNAILGLIFISLCMSSVLIVKHYSSKNEPKAQKPNFRIVV; from the exons ATGTTTTCATTGAAAAAACCTTCCCCTGCAAAGGTCTCCTTCATTCTTCTTGTTATGGCGTACATCCACGGTGACATTGGGAGTTTCTATAGAGCTTCCCAAACATGGAGAGTTCCCAAGAAGCTGGATGATAAATCTGTCAGCTTCTTATTTCTTGGAGATCCTCAAGTTCTG ggaTACATTGGTGAAGGATCGACCTTTTTAGCTTCTATAGTCCGTTGGGATTCTGATAGATACATCAAGAAGTCCTTCAACGCAGCTCTAAAACATGTCCAACCCGATGCTATTGTGGTTTTAG GTGATGCATTTAATGAAGGTTTTACAGCTACTGATGAAGAATTTTGTGATACTAAA AGAAGGTTTGACTGGATCTTTGAGTCTGCTAAAGACCTGCCTTTTATTGTCCTTGCTGGGGATAATGATATTGGTGGAGAAGACTTTGATGTTATGAGTAAAAGTGTAGTGTCCAGGTTCATCAGGCACTTTGGTCCTCTAAATGGTGTTGTCAATATTGGATCAGTTCAACTCGTCAAG gtAAATACTGCAAGTTTTATAAGATATACACCCTTTACAAATACAGAGAAGAAAGCCAAGAATGATACTTATAACTTCATTGAAAAAGAACTGCCTATGCTTCTAAAGGAgactacaaagaaaattaTCCTAGCCCATGCCCCACTCCCACACCTTCCAAAACCTCTTTATACAAAG CTgttacaaatagttgaacccAAAGGCGCAGTGTCAGGACATTTACATATG AATCTTGAGGTGTTTCATAAAGTACAGCGCTATCCCCCTATGCATTTTTGGGAGCATGTCATGCCAACCTGTAGCTACCGAATGGGTACCAAAAATATGGGAATTGGTGTTGGTATTATTG ATACAGACTTGCGTGGACAATTCCGTGTATCTGTCCTGAAGCTCCCAGAGAGATATTGCTACCTTATAACATATGCCATCCTTAGCAGTCTTACATTGCTCCTCTTTTTACTTAGCTTCAAGCGTGTTAGAAGGACAACATACAGCCTCATTTATAGGTCCTGTTCCTATATTTTAGCCAAAAGCTTGTCACTCTTTGATAGAATAGACCAGCAAATTTGGATGTTTCTATTAAATGCTATTCTTGGCTTGATTTTTATATCACTTTGTATGAGTTCTGTACTCATAGTCAAGCACTATTCATCTAAAAACGAACCTAAGGCCCAGAAACCAAATTTTCGTATTGTCGTGTAA